The following proteins are co-located in the Xiphophorus maculatus strain JP 163 A chromosome 8, X_maculatus-5.0-male, whole genome shotgun sequence genome:
- the zer1 gene encoding protein zer-1 homolog produces the protein MAAKAGDDPDSLMTLATVFCLRNLRKTMCYQGFRNKLCMRADIFLPSEICDKLVNTYMELVHTDSNFEPEESFFQLFSDPRSTRLTRVQLREDFVRDRDLEAIRKQDLIELHLTYCNSLSSRSLKTLSSFRETLVSLCLFGCSNIFYRKGGAPLACTEDSEDEDEDVPAARQAPETDFSFRGFDRLRLLNLGQLPDDVEAESLLRPLRSVTALDLSNVRLQGAAFLTQWRERLASLVLYNVDLSEEVVGTVLELGNLRHLDLSRESRRNVKFKMTRKILTVLVQRLLHLVSLDISGHIMLDNCTVPHFEEAVGRPSTEPCKSSIYPLQELKRPLQFLGLYDTTLCNVTHIPAYKVTGSKNEDQVLNAIEAYTEFRPELAHKAINQLFDIARIQHCSQLLRALQLVIAALKCHKYDKSIQVTGSAALFYLTNTEYRSDQSVRLRRDVIQVVLNGMEQYQEVTVQRNCCLTLCNFSIPEELEFQYSRVNQLLLKILEPARQDESIQRIAVHLCNALVCQVDNHHKEAVGKMGFVKTMLNLIQKKLQDRTCDQVMEFSWSALWNITDETPDNCQMFLNCRGMSLFLECLEEFPDKQELHRNMLGLLGNVAEVKSLRPQLLTPQFITVFSNLLESKADGIEVSYNACGVLSHIMFDGPQVWSMEEPRRDAVMDRMWDAIQSWDVSSRRNINYRSFEPILRLLPQSIAPVSQHWATWALYNLVSVYPSKYCPLLIKEGGVSLLEKVLELESSQPETKEMARKVMEQCENFKEDPMETNNGQEANYGQRG, from the exons ATGGCAGCCAAAGCGGGCGACGACCCGGACAGCCTGATGACGCTGGCCACCGTGTTCTGCCTGAGGAACCTGAGGAAGACCATGTGCTACCAGGGCTTCAGGAACAAGCTCTGCATGCGCGCCGACATCTTCCTGCCCAGCGAAATCTGCGACAAACTCGTCAACAC GTACATGGAGCTGGTCCACACCGACAGCAACTTTGAGCCGGAGGAGAGTTTCTTCCAGCTGTTCTCGGACCCGCGCAGCACCAGGCTGACCCGGGTCCAGCTGAGGGAGGACTTTGTCCGGGACCGGGACCTGGAGGCCATCAGGAAGCAG GACCTGATCGAACTCCACCTCACCTACTGCAACAGCCTGTCGTCCCGCAGCCTGAAGACTCTGTCCAGCTTCAGAGAGACTCTGGTGTCTCTCTGCCTGTTCGGCTGCAGTAACATCTTCTACAGGAAGGGCGGCGCCCCGCTGGCCTGCACCGAGGACTCCGAGGACGAGGACGAGGACGTCCCGGCCGCCCGGCAGGCCCCGGAGACGGACTTCAGCTTCCGGGGCTTCGACCGGCTGCGGCTGCTGAACCTGGGCCAGCTGCCCGACGACGTGGAGGCGGAGTCTCTGCTGCGGCCGCTGCGCTCCGTCACCGCGCTGGACCTGTCCAACGTCCGCCTGCAGGGGGCGGCCTTCCTCACGCAGTGGAGGGAGCGGCTGGCCTCGCTCGTCCTCTACAACGTGGATCTGTCGGAGGAAGTGGTCGGCACCGTGCTGGAGCTGGGCAACCTCAG ACATCTGGACCTGTCCCGGGAGAGCAGGCGGAACGTGAAGTTCAAGATGACCCGGAAGATCCTGACGGTTCTGGTGCAGCGGCTGCTCCACCTCGTCTCCCTGGACATCTCCGGACACATCATGCTGGACAACTGCACCGTGCCGCACTTCGAGGAGGCCGTGGGCCGGCCCAG CACCGAGCCATGTAAGAGCAGCATCTACCCGCTGCAGGAGCTGAAGAGGCCGCTGCAGTTCCTGGGCCTCTACGACACGACGCTGTGCAACGTCACTCACATCCCGGCCTACAAG GTGACCGGGTCAAAGAATGAGGATCAGGTTCTGAACGCCATCGAAGCCTACACTGAGTTTCGCCCGGAGCTCGCCCACAAAGCCATCAACCAGCTGTTCGACATCGCCCGGATACAGCACTGCAGCCAGCTGCTGCGGGCCCTGcag CTGGTGATCGCCGCCCTGAAGTGCCATAAGTACGATAAGAGCATCCAGGTGACGGGCAGCGCGGCGCTCTTCTACCTGACCAACACCGAGTACCGCAGTGACCAGAGCGTCCGCCTGCGCCGCGACGTCATCCAGGTGGTTCTGAACGGGATGGAGCAGTACCAGGAAGTCACC GTGCAGAGGAACTGCTGCCTGACGCTCTGTAACTTCAGCATCCCGGAGGAGCTGGAGTTCCAGTACAGCCGGGTcaaccagctgctgctgaagatcCTGGAACCGGCCCGGCAGGACGAGTCCATCCAGAGGATCGCCGTGCATCTCTGTAACGCGCTGGTCTGCCAGGTGGACAACCACCACAAGGAGGCCGTGGGCAAGATGGGCTTCGTCAAG ACCATGCTGAACCTGATCCAGAAGAAGCTGCAGGACCGAACG tGTGACCAGGTGATGGAGTTCTCCTGGAGCGCGCTCTGGAACATCACCGATGAGACGCCTGATAACTGCCAGATGTTCCTGAACTGCCGCGGCATGAGCCTCTTCCTGGAGTGTCTGGAG GAGTTTCCAGACAAGCAGGAGCTCCACCGCAACATGCTGGGGCTTCTGGGTAACGTGGCGGAGGTGAAGTCTCTGCGGCCGCAGCTGCTCACGCCTCAGTTCATCACCGTGTTCAG CAACCTGCTGGAGAGCAAGGCGGACGGCATCGAGGTCTCCTACAACGCCTGCGGCGTTCTGTCCCACATCATGTTCGACGGGCCCCAGGTGTGGAGCATGGAGGAGCCGCGGCGCGACGCCGTCATGGACAGGATGTGGGACGCCATCCAGAGCTGGGACGTCAGCTCCCGCCGCAACATCAACTACAg GTCGTTCGAACCGATCCTGCGGCTGCTTCCTCAGAGCATCGCCCCGGTCAGCCAGCACTGGGCCACCTGGGCGCTCTACAACCTGGTGTCCGTTTACC CCAGTAAATACTGTCCGCTGCTGATAAAGGAAGGCGGCGTTAGTCTTTTGGAGAAAGTTCTTGAGCTGGAGAGTTCCCAGCCAGAGACCAAGGAGATGGCGAG GAAGGTGATGGAGCAATGCGAGAACTTCAAGGAGGATCCGATGGAGACGAACAACGGCCAGGAGGCCAACTACGGCCAGAGAGGctga